AGATAGCTGCTGTTGTTGTTGTTTTTCCGTGGTCAACGTGTCCAATTGTTCCAATGTTTACATGGGGTTTGCTTCTTTCGAATTTTGCTTTAGCCATTTAAATTCTCCTCCTAATTTTTATATTTTATTTTTTATGGTTGGCACTTTACAGTGCCAACCTTTTATAAAGTTACCATATATAAGAAAGATTATTTTCCTCTTTCTTCTTGAATTCCTTTTTGGATAGAAGCTGGTACTTGAATGTATTCAGCAAATTCCATAGAGTAAGTTGCTCTTCCTTGAGATTTAGATCTTAAGTCAGTAGCATATCCAAACATTTCAGATAAAGGAACTTTAGCATCAATGATTTTAGCACCATTTCTGTCTGTCATTCCACCTATCATTCCCCTTCTTGAGTTAAGGTCTCCTATAATATCTCCCATATATTCTTCTGGAGTAGTTACTTCTACTTTGAATACTGGTTCAAGGATTATTGGATTAGATTTAGCAGCAGCTTGTTTAACAGCCATCGATCCTGCAAGTTTAAAAGCCATTTCTGATGAGTCAACCTCATGGTATGATCCATCATAAAGAGTCACTTTTATATCAACAACTGGATATCCAGCTACAACTCCGCTTTCTAGAGCTTCCCTACTTCCTTTTTCTACTGCTGGAATATATTCTCTAGGAATAACTCCTCCAGTGATTTTATTAACAAATTCAAATCCTTTACCTGGATTTGGTTCAAGGATAATTTTAACGTGTCCGTATTGTCCTTTACCTCCAGATTGTTTTGCATATTTAACTTCATGATCTGTAGTTCCAAGAATTGTTTCTCTATAAGCAACTTGTGGTTTTCCTACTGTAGACTCAACTTTGAATTCTCTTTTCATTCTGTCAACAATGATTTCAAGGTGAAGTTCTCCCATTCCTGAAATGATTGTCTGACCAGTTTCTTCATCAGATTTAACTTTGAAAGTAGGGTCTTCTTCAGCAAGTTTTGATAAAGCGATTCCCATTTTTTCTTGGTCTGCTTTTGTTTTTGGTTCAACAGCAACTGAGATAACTGGATCTGGGAATTCCATTTTTTCAAGAACTATTGGAGCATTTTCTGCACAAAGAGTATCTCCAGTAGTAGTTTCTTTCAATCCTACTGCTGCTGCAATATCTCCACAGTAAACTGCTTCAATTTCTTCTCTTTTATTAGCATGCATTTGAAGAATTCTTCCCATTCTTTCTTTTTTACCTTTTGTAGAGTTTAAAACATAAGTTCCTTTTTCTACAATACCAGAGTATACTCTGAAGAATGTTAATTTTCCAACAAATGGATCTGTCATAACTTTAAATGCTAGAGCTGCAAATGGAGCTTCATCTGACATTTCTCTCTCGATTTCGATAGAAGAATCTTTCATATCAGTTCCTTTTACCATTGCAACGTCTGTAGGAGCTGGCATGTAATCAACGATAGCATCAAGTAATGATTGAACTCCTTTGTTTTTAAATGCTGTTCCACAAGTTACTGGAACTATCATATTAGCAATAGTTGCTTTTCTAAGGGCTCCTTTGATTTCTTCTTCACTAATTTCTTCTCCACCAAAGAATTTTTCCATCAATTCATCACTTGTTTCTACAACTGATTCCAACATAAATTGTCTTGCATCTTCAGCTTTTTCAGCTAATTCTGCTCTAATTTCTTTTACTTCAAATTTTTGTCCATTATCTGAATCGATAGGCCAAACAATTTCTTTCATAGTGATTAGGTCGATTACTCCTTCAAAATAATCTTCTGCACCAATTGGTAATTGAATAGGTACAGGATTTGATCCTAATTTATCTTTGATATCTCCAACACACATGTTGAAGTCAGCACCAATTCTATCCATTTTGTTAAAGAATGCAATTCTTGGTACTTGATATTTATCAGCTTGTCTCCAAACAGTTTCTGATTGAGGCTGAACCCCATCAACTGCTGAGAATACTGCAACTGCTCCATCTAGAACTCTTAGAGATCTTTCAACCTCAACTGTAAAGTCCACGTGTCCTGGTGTGTCTATTATATTTATCCTATGTTCTCTCCAGAAACAAGTTGTTGCAGCAGAAGTGATAGTGATCCCTCTTTCTTGCTCTTGTTCCATCCAGTCCATCGTAGCTCCACCTTCATGAACTTCTCCTAGCTTATGTTCTACTCCTGTATAGAATAGGATTCTTTCAGTAGTAGTAGTTTTTCCTGCGTCGATATGAGCCATAATTCCAACGTTTCTAGTCATATCTAAAGAAACTTTCCTAGCCATTAAGTATTTCCTCCTCAAAAAAAATGAATAAAGTTAACCTTTGCCATCTATAAATTAGATTTTATAATGTGCGAAAGCTCTGTTTGCTTCTGCCATTTTATAAGTATCTTCTTTTTTCTTTATAGTTGCTCCATCATTATTAGCTGCTGCAATTAATTCTGCTGCTAATTTTTCGATCATACCATATTCTTTTCTTTGTCTTGTATAAATTGTTAACCATCTGATTGCTAAAGTTTGTTGTCTTTCAACTCTTACTTCAACTGGAACTTGGTATGTAGCTCCTCCGATTCTTCTTGATCTAACTTCGATTTGAGGTTTGATATTATCTAATGCTTGTTTGAATACATCATACCCCTCTTGACCAGTTTTCTCTTTTATTAAATCCATAGCTGAGTAAAATATTCCTTCAGCGATAGCTTTTTTTCCATCTAACATAATTGAATTGATAACTTTAGTAACTACTTTATCTGAGTATCTAGAATCAGGTAGTACATCTCTTTTTATTGCTGCTCTTCTTCTTGACATTTTTAACCGTTCACCTCCCTATAATTAAGCTTTTTTAGCTCCATATTTAGATCTTGATTGTTTTCTTTTGGCAACTCCAGCTGTATCCAAAGCTCCTCTGATAACTTTGTATCTAACCCCTGGTAAGTCTTTTGTTCTTCCACCTCTTACAAGTACGATTGAGTGTTCTTGTAAATTGTGTCCTTCTCCTGGAATGTAGCAAGTAACTTCGATTCCATTAGTTAATTTTACTCTGGCAACCTTTCTTAAAGCTGAATTTGGTTTTTTAGGTGTAGTTGTATAAACTCTTACACAAACTCCTCTTCTTTGTGGGTTTCCTTGTAATGCTGGTGATTTTTTCTTCTCTAGTAAAGTGTCTCTTCCATTTTTTACTAATTGACTTAAAGTAGGCATTTTACCCTCCTTCCTATTAATTTAAAATAATTTTATATATTATAACTTAAATATTATAATCACTTTGTTTCAAAAAGTCAATATAAAGCTAAGATTATATTTATAAATCTTTACAATTATATCATACTTTATCAAATTTAGAAAGTATTTTTTAAAGTTTTTAGTTCATTTTCTAATTCTTCCCATTCTTCCATCAATGAAAATATTTCCATATCCAATTCTTCCAATTCTTTTTGTATATCTATAAGCTTATCTACATTATTTTCTATTCCTGCTTTGCTATACTCTTCTTCTTTAGCAGATTTTTTTTCTTCAAGTTTTTCAACATCTATTTCAGCCTTTATTATTTTCTTTTCAAGAGATGATATTCTGTTTTTATTTCTTTTCTGTTCTTCAAAATTAAGTGAAGCCTTAATATCTTTCTCTTTTACTTCTTCTCTTTGATTTAAATAAGAATTATAATCTCCTTTGAAAAGTACTGCTCCATCTTTCTTTACTTCATATATATTATTAACAACACAATCTAAAAAATTTCTGTCATGTGATACTACTAATATTGTTCCTGTATAATCCTCAAGTGATTCAGACAATATCTCTCTTGAGTATATATCCAGATGGTTAGTAGGTTCATCCAGTATCAGAAAATTAGGTTTTTCCAGCATAAGTTTCATAAATGCCACTCTTGCTTTTTCTCCTCCACTCAAACTAGATATTTCTTTATATACATCATCTTCTGTAAAAAGAAATCCTCCACATATATTTCTTGCTTCTTCTTCACTTAATACAAAATGATACATAAGTTCTTCTAAAACAGTTCTCTTTAGATCTAATCCCTGATGATTTTGGTCATAATATCCAATCTTTACTCTATCTCCTATCTTAAAATCTCCTTTGCTCTGTTTTTCCATTCCATTTATTATTTTCAGCAAAGTAGATTTTCCTACTCCATTTTTTCCAATTACTCCAACTCTATCTCCTCTATATATATCAAGATTTAAATTGGAGAATATTTCTTTTCCATCAAAAGATTTAGCTAAATCTTTTATTCTCAACACTAAATCCACACTTGTAGTATCAGTTTCAAATTTAAGTTTTATTTTCTTAGTTGTAATAACAGGATTTTCCATTTTATCCATTCTTTTGAGTATCTTTTCTCTGCCTCTTGCCTGCTTAGATTTTACTCCAGCTTTGTACCTTCTGATAAATTCCTCCATCTTTCTGAGCTTATCCTGTTCTTTGTCAAAAGCTTTTACAGCCCCTGACAAATAAGCCTCTTTCTGAATAGTGAAATCTGTATAATTTCCATTGTATGTCTTTAAAGTTTTTCCTTCTATTTCAAATATTCTATTTACTACATTATCTAAGAAATAAACATCATGTGAAATAAGAATAAAAGCTTTTTTATAATCTTTTAATATTTTTTCAAGCCACTCAATAGCATTTAAATCCAAGTGATTAGTAGGTTCATCAAGTATCAAAAGTTCTGGTTCTTCCAAAAGAATTTTTCCTAATGCCACTCTTGAAAGTTGACCTCCAGATAAATCACCTATCTTTGAATTCCACAAAAATTCTGCCAAACTCAGTCCATTCAATATCTGTTTCACTTTATATTCTATTGCGTATCCTTCATTTTGCTCATATCTTGCTGTTACAGCCCCTAATTCTTCCATAGTTTTCTCAAAATCATCAAGATTCTCTGCCAATATAACATTTAATTCCTGTATTCTGTGATAATCATTTTGCACATTAGAAAAAACTGTCATCAATTCTTCAAAGACAGTATTATCAAGATTAAGATTAGGTTGCTGTGAGAGATATCCTATTTTTAATCCACCTTTTTTTGATATTGTTCCCCTTTGATTTGTCTCAGGATTCACTTCATCATATTCTAATCCCAAAAGTATTTTAATAAGGGTACTTTTTCCTGCCCCGTTTACCCCTATCATTCCTATTTTATCTTTTTCATCTATTGAAAAGCTTATATTTTTAAACAAAGTTTCCCCTGTAAATCCCATAAATAAATTATTTACCTGCAGAAGTGCCATTTCTTATCTCTCCTAATTTTTTTCATATATTTTCCATCTAAAATCTTAACACATTCCCAATTTATTGTAAAGGTCAAAGTATTTACAAAAGTTTTTCTTACTCCTTTCATCATTTTATGATAAAATTATATGTCAATACTTTACTTAGGGAGTTGCATTACTATGATAAAAAAAATCTTGATTCTTCATTTCTTTATTCTAATATTTTCCTTCTCATTTTCTGGTGGAGTTCAATCTAAAGAATATAAAGTGGATGCCATCAATAAAGCAATAGAAGAATTAAAGATGCAGCAAGTTCATTTGGAACTTTTAAAAGAAAAAATTGAAAACACAAATACTGATATTACAGAAAAAATTCCTGTTTCTGAAGGCAGACCAAAAATAGCACTTGTTTTAAGTGGTGGAGGTGCAAAAGGAGCTGCTCATGTTGGAGTTCTTAAAGTTCTTGAAAAATATCAGATCCCTGTAGATATAATAATTGGAACAAGTGTTGGAAGTATAGTGGGAGGAATGTACTCCATTGGCTATTCTGCTGATGAAATAGAAAAAACTATAATCAATCTAAAAT
This genomic stretch from Fusobacterium sp. harbors:
- a CDS encoding GTP-binding protein; the encoded protein is MAKAKFERSKPHVNIGTIGHVDHGKTTTTAAI
- the fusA gene encoding elongation factor G → MARKVSLDMTRNVGIMAHIDAGKTTTTERILFYTGVEHKLGEVHEGGATMDWMEQEQERGITITSAATTCFWREHRINIIDTPGHVDFTVEVERSLRVLDGAVAVFSAVDGVQPQSETVWRQADKYQVPRIAFFNKMDRIGADFNMCVGDIKDKLGSNPVPIQLPIGAEDYFEGVIDLITMKEIVWPIDSDNGQKFEVKEIRAELAEKAEDARQFMLESVVETSDELMEKFFGGEEISEEEIKGALRKATIANMIVPVTCGTAFKNKGVQSLLDAIVDYMPAPTDVAMVKGTDMKDSSIEIEREMSDEAPFAALAFKVMTDPFVGKLTFFRVYSGIVEKGTYVLNSTKGKKERMGRILQMHANKREEIEAVYCGDIAAAVGLKETTTGDTLCAENAPIVLEKMEFPDPVISVAVEPKTKADQEKMGIALSKLAEEDPTFKVKSDEETGQTIISGMGELHLEIIVDRMKREFKVESTVGKPQVAYRETILGTTDHEVKYAKQSGGKGQYGHVKIILEPNPGKGFEFVNKITGGVIPREYIPAVEKGSREALESGVVAGYPVVDIKVTLYDGSYHEVDSSEMAFKLAGSMAVKQAAAKSNPIILEPVFKVEVTTPEEYMGDIIGDLNSRRGMIGGMTDRNGAKIIDAKVPLSEMFGYATDLRSKSQGRATYSMEFAEYIQVPASIQKGIQEERGK
- the rpsG gene encoding 30S ribosomal protein S7; this translates as MSRRRAAIKRDVLPDSRYSDKVVTKVINSIMLDGKKAIAEGIFYSAMDLIKEKTGQEGYDVFKQALDNIKPQIEVRSRRIGGATYQVPVEVRVERQQTLAIRWLTIYTRQRKEYGMIEKLAAELIAAANNDGATIKKKEDTYKMAEANRAFAHYKI
- the rpsL gene encoding 30S ribosomal protein S12, yielding MPTLSQLVKNGRDTLLEKKKSPALQGNPQRRGVCVRVYTTTPKKPNSALRKVARVKLTNGIEVTCYIPGEGHNLQEHSIVLVRGGRTKDLPGVRYKVIRGALDTAGVAKRKQSRSKYGAKKA
- a CDS encoding ABC-F family ATP-binding cassette domain-containing protein, which gives rise to MALLQVNNLFMGFTGETLFKNISFSIDEKDKIGMIGVNGAGKSTLIKILLGLEYDEVNPETNQRGTISKKGGLKIGYLSQQPNLNLDNTVFEELMTVFSNVQNDYHRIQELNVILAENLDDFEKTMEELGAVTARYEQNEGYAIEYKVKQILNGLSLAEFLWNSKIGDLSGGQLSRVALGKILLEEPELLILDEPTNHLDLNAIEWLEKILKDYKKAFILISHDVYFLDNVVNRIFEIEGKTLKTYNGNYTDFTIQKEAYLSGAVKAFDKEQDKLRKMEEFIRRYKAGVKSKQARGREKILKRMDKMENPVITTKKIKLKFETDTTSVDLVLRIKDLAKSFDGKEIFSNLNLDIYRGDRVGVIGKNGVGKSTLLKIINGMEKQSKGDFKIGDRVKIGYYDQNHQGLDLKRTVLEELMYHFVLSEEEARNICGGFLFTEDDVYKEISSLSGGEKARVAFMKLMLEKPNFLILDEPTNHLDIYSREILSESLEDYTGTILVVSHDRNFLDCVVNNIYEVKKDGAVLFKGDYNSYLNQREEVKEKDIKASLNFEEQKRNKNRISSLEKKIIKAEIDVEKLEEKKSAKEEEYSKAGIENNVDKLIDIQKELEELDMEIFSLMEEWEELENELKTLKNTF